The Silvibacterium dinghuense DNA window AGGAAGAACACAAGGCGGGAACGGCGGCGAATCTCGACGAGCTGCGGGCGCGGGTGCAATACCAGACCCAGCAGCAGACGGTGATCGCAGAACAGAATGCCTTTGAGAAGGCCAAGGTCGCGCTAAACCGCGAGATCGGTCTCGATCCGGCGCAGAAGATCGAGTTGACGGACGCGACGCCGTACTCGGACCTGGCGACGATGACCATCGAAGAGGCACGCCAGAAGGCCTATGCCAGCCGCCAGGACTTCCAGAGCATGCGGGCGCAGATGCTGACCGCGCACCTGGAGCGGCAGGCGGTAAAGCATGAACGCCTTCCGAGCCTGACTTTTAGCGGCAACTACGGCGTGACCGGCGTAACCGGCGAGGTCTACCACGGCACGTTCACCGCCATGGGCACGCTGTCGATCCCGATCTTCAACGAAGCGACCTTTCGCGGCGATCGCGACGTGGCTGTGGCCCAGGAAGAAGAGCTACAGTCGCAGTTCCACGACCTGGAAACGAAGATCGATCAGCAGCTGCGGGACAGCCTGCTGGACCTGAAAACGGCCTCCGAGCTGGTGAAGGTGGCACGCAGCAACGTGGACCTGGCGACGACGGCGCTCGAACAAACGACGGACCGCTTCCAGGCCGGAGTCGACGACAACCTGCCGGTGGTGCAGGCACAGTCGACGCTGGCGCAGGCGCAGACGCAGTATGTGAACTCGGTCTACCAGTTCAACCAGGCCAAGCTGGGACTGGCGCGCAACCTGGGCATCATCGACACACAATACCGGAACTACATTCCTGGGAACTCGGCTGTGCCTCCGCAGGGAGGGAAGTAGATTTAGGGGATAGGGTGTAGTTGTTTTTCCCTTTGTCTCGAGTAACGCTACAAGGAAGAGGCGCCGGTTCCGGCGTCTCTTCCTTTTTGAGAAAGCTTCCCAAATATCTGAATCTGTTCGCACATTGCCACATCAATTCGATATACGTCGAATTATTCGACATGCATCGAAGCGTTGAATCGAAAGAGGCAGGTTATGGGAAAGCTTAGTGGCAAGATTGCACTCGTTACTGGCGGAAACAGTGGCATTGGGCTGGCGACAGCGAAGCGATTTGTGTCCGAGGGCGCTTATGTCTACATCACGGGCCGCCGCCAGGAGTCGCTGGACGCGGCGGCGAAGGAGATCGGCTCGAACGTAACCGCGGTGCAGGGTGACGTATCGAAGCTCGGCGACCTGGACCGACTGTTTGAGCAGATCAGGCAGGAGAAGGGCCGGCTCGACGTGGTCTTCGCCAACGCGGGCGGAGGCGAGTTCGTGCCGCTCGGCAGCTACACCGAGGAGCACTTCGACAAGACCTTCGGCATCAACGTGAAGGGCCTGGTGTTCACGGTGCAGAAGG harbors:
- a CDS encoding TolC family protein produces the protein MKALRFSGRPHPAGLAVALAALMSAGPAALGQANPNDSAQNAYVGSVQAVALSPDAKKLSLDEAIQLGIANNLALTLARENQKSATAQRQQLVNALLPNISAHAERGTHQLNLEAEGFNTALIASFLTPFGLPASEAASFPLVATVDSTVGQLNVSQALFTWEGWDVWKAAKANEKAAYYNTQSSRGLVVLNVGTAYLQALQASAQVDYAQALLKTDETLLYQAQEEHKAGTAANLDELRARVQYQTQQQTVIAEQNAFEKAKVALNREIGLDPAQKIELTDATPYSDLATMTIEEARQKAYASRQDFQSMRAQMLTAHLERQAVKHERLPSLTFSGNYGVTGVTGEVYHGTFTAMGTLSIPIFNEATFRGDRDVAVAQEEELQSQFHDLETKIDQQLRDSLLDLKTASELVKVARSNVDLATTALEQTTDRFQAGVDDNLPVVQAQSTLAQAQTQYVNSVYQFNQAKLGLARNLGIIDTQYRNYIPGNSAVPPQGGK